One genomic window of Vibrio rhizosphaerae includes the following:
- the mutL gene encoding DNA mismatch repair endonuclease MutL: MTIKILPARLANQIAAGEVVERPASVVKELVENSLDSGATRIDVDIEKGGAKLIRVRDNGHGIEKDELTLALSRHATSKIHTLDDLEAIISLGFRGEALASISSVSRLSLTSRPVTQDEAWLAYSEGRDMAVQLQPAAHPIGTTVEVLDLFFNTPARRKFLRTEKTEFTHIEEVLKRIALSRFDVTIFLKHNGKMVRQYRAAQTEQQKEKRIAAVCGQPFVRHMLKVELEHQGLILHGWISTPEGARQQSDLQYCYVNGRMMKDKLINHAIRQSYERSLNPDQYAAYVLYIELDPRQVDVNVHPAKHEVRFHQARLVHDFIYQAISSALAQGQHIDEPEVSRSAFHHQNPDDTSEPAKLSPQLLNAIDNTPSYPGRASSGHARDSIRENTSTQLWQPQNRRSVSAAGGGISDQRHQTKATSLKEAKIYQQLMSVSHDVSDESSSPAEQHDIPQVSDRMESGAVMALGKAVAVIQGQFLLMSSGTSCCMVALARANHLKLQKQLDATSQPRKGQPLLVPLSLKLTHEQLSCAISCQDVFLRLGIELKKRSTDTLMVMSVPQPLRQQNLQQLIPDLVSYASCLNPNDPSAALACMTEWLADYANTVQSDYTLSQAIQLIAEVEQLYFEQLPLDDRAFVRPVDFSATITAFNS; this comes from the coding sequence ATGACGATAAAAATTTTACCTGCTCGGCTGGCAAACCAGATTGCGGCCGGAGAAGTTGTTGAGAGACCTGCCTCAGTCGTAAAAGAGTTGGTTGAAAATAGTCTGGATTCCGGCGCTACCCGAATTGATGTTGATATTGAGAAAGGTGGGGCGAAGCTGATTCGTGTCAGAGATAACGGGCATGGCATTGAAAAAGATGAACTGACGTTGGCACTCAGCCGTCACGCAACCTCGAAAATTCATACGCTCGATGATCTGGAAGCGATTATCAGTCTGGGATTTCGGGGCGAAGCTCTTGCCAGTATCAGCTCCGTTTCTCGTCTGTCGTTAACATCGCGTCCGGTCACACAGGATGAGGCGTGGCTGGCTTACAGTGAAGGCCGGGATATGGCGGTGCAATTACAACCGGCTGCCCATCCGATTGGAACAACGGTTGAAGTTTTGGATCTGTTTTTTAATACGCCAGCCAGAAGAAAATTTTTACGGACAGAAAAAACCGAATTTACTCATATTGAGGAAGTGCTCAAGCGGATTGCATTAAGTCGCTTTGATGTCACTATTTTTCTGAAACATAATGGCAAAATGGTACGTCAGTACCGAGCTGCACAGACAGAACAACAAAAAGAAAAACGCATTGCTGCAGTCTGTGGCCAGCCATTTGTCCGGCATATGTTAAAGGTTGAGCTTGAGCATCAAGGCCTGATATTACATGGATGGATCTCGACCCCAGAAGGGGCGAGACAACAAAGTGACTTGCAATACTGCTATGTCAACGGTCGCATGATGAAAGATAAATTGATCAATCATGCCATCCGCCAGAGTTACGAAAGGAGTCTGAACCCAGATCAGTATGCGGCCTACGTGCTGTACATTGAGTTAGATCCAAGACAGGTTGATGTCAACGTCCATCCGGCAAAACATGAAGTGCGTTTTCATCAGGCCCGTCTGGTTCATGATTTTATCTATCAGGCGATCAGCAGTGCACTTGCACAAGGGCAACACATTGATGAACCTGAAGTCAGTCGATCTGCATTTCATCATCAGAATCCGGATGATACGTCAGAACCGGCTAAGCTTTCACCGCAATTACTGAATGCGATTGATAATACCCCTTCTTACCCGGGAAGAGCGAGTTCAGGTCACGCTCGTGATAGTATCCGGGAAAATACGTCTACCCAGCTTTGGCAGCCGCAAAACCGTCGCTCGGTTTCTGCTGCGGGCGGGGGAATTTCAGACCAGCGGCATCAAACCAAAGCGACTTCCCTGAAAGAGGCGAAAATCTATCAGCAATTGATGAGCGTCTCCCACGATGTATCTGATGAGTCATCATCTCCGGCAGAGCAACATGATATTCCGCAAGTGTCTGATCGTATGGAGAGCGGCGCAGTCATGGCATTGGGAAAGGCGGTTGCCGTGATTCAAGGGCAGTTTCTATTAATGAGTTCCGGGACGTCTTGCTGTATGGTTGCACTTGCGAGAGCCAATCACTTGAAACTGCAAAAACAGTTGGATGCAACTTCCCAACCACGTAAAGGCCAACCGCTTTTAGTCCCCCTGTCTTTGAAATTAACGCATGAGCAGTTATCTTGCGCGATATCGTGTCAGGATGTTTTTTTGCGACTCGGTATCGAGCTGAAAAAGCGTTCAACAGATACCCTCATGGTGATGAGTGTTCCGCAACCGCTTCGGCAACAGAATTTGCAGCAATTAATTCCAGATCTGGTATCTTACGCCTCTTGTTTAAACCCGAACGATCCATCTGCAGCGTTAGCCTGTATGACTGAATGGCTCGCTGATTATGCGAATACCGTTCAGAGTGACTACACTTTGTCACAAGCCATTCAGCTCATTGCTGAAGTTGAGCAGCTTTATTTTGAGCAATTGCCTTTAGATGACAGAGCATTTGTTCGACCCGTGGATTTTTCGGCAACGATTACAGCATTTAACTCATGA
- a CDS encoding N-acetylmuramoyl-L-alanine amidase translates to MRNVKYLYSFIFVFLGFVTLSVSQFAQANSIQGIRVWPSPDETRVVIDLTEEAHYSYFTLSHPHRLVVDLLDTGVRAKLPVSVSDSDVLKKIRKSSPPKSGTYRLVFELKKKVSPQIFKLAPTPKQEYGHRLVIDLPHDESSSNSGTSSSSSSAAQVAKDASQYQGNADIVVAIDAGHGGEDPGSIGPKGKYEKNVTLSVAKKLAAQLNAVPGMKAVLTRKGDYFVNLNRRSEIARKNKAHLLISIHADAFTSPQPRGASVFVLNTRRANTEIAKWVEDHERQSELLGGAGQVLAKRNNDKNISQTLLDLQFSHSQKEGYTVAKDILKELGKVARLHKKTPVNASLAVLKSPDIPSVLVETGFISNPIEERLLFQSSHQNKLSEAIAKAVVNYFEDRPPEGTLFASRKKARKHVVQAGESLSVIAQKYGVTTETLKRENHLRSSTLKVGQALIIPSSHTNPIVVPEIKNPVETEVITHTVKSGEYLGAIANKYKVSVDAIRQENRLRSSVLHVGQKLKITVSLKDKPLRKHQVKRGEYLSQIAKDYGVSVDSIRQANQLHSDQLAIKQILIIPNR, encoded by the coding sequence ATGAGAAACGTTAAGTACCTTTATTCTTTTATTTTTGTCTTTTTGGGGTTCGTAACCTTATCTGTTAGCCAGTTTGCGCAGGCGAATTCAATTCAAGGGATTCGAGTTTGGCCCTCTCCGGATGAAACACGTGTTGTTATCGACCTGACTGAAGAAGCTCATTACAGCTATTTCACGTTGAGCCACCCTCATCGGCTGGTGGTTGACCTGCTGGATACGGGCGTTCGGGCTAAGCTTCCGGTCTCAGTCAGTGACAGTGATGTGTTGAAAAAAATCAGAAAGAGTTCTCCGCCAAAGTCGGGGACTTATCGTCTGGTGTTTGAGCTCAAGAAAAAAGTCTCACCACAAATATTTAAACTGGCTCCCACGCCAAAACAGGAATATGGGCATCGTTTGGTGATTGACTTGCCTCATGATGAATCGAGTTCAAATTCAGGTACATCCTCTTCCTCTTCTTCGGCTGCTCAGGTCGCGAAAGATGCATCTCAGTATCAAGGAAATGCCGATATTGTCGTTGCAATTGATGCCGGACACGGCGGGGAAGACCCCGGTTCTATCGGGCCAAAGGGCAAGTACGAGAAAAATGTCACATTAAGTGTCGCGAAAAAGCTGGCTGCTCAGTTGAATGCTGTTCCTGGTATGAAAGCTGTCCTGACCCGTAAAGGGGATTATTTTGTCAATCTCAACCGACGGTCTGAGATTGCCAGAAAGAATAAAGCTCATCTGTTGATTTCCATTCATGCGGATGCTTTTACGTCTCCGCAGCCCAGAGGGGCTTCAGTTTTTGTGCTGAATACTCGTCGTGCCAATACCGAAATTGCCAAATGGGTCGAAGATCATGAACGACAATCTGAGTTACTCGGTGGGGCCGGGCAAGTCTTAGCGAAGAGAAATAACGACAAAAACATTAGTCAGACGCTGTTGGATTTGCAATTTAGTCATTCTCAGAAAGAAGGTTATACCGTTGCCAAAGATATCTTGAAAGAGTTAGGGAAGGTTGCCCGGTTACATAAAAAGACACCGGTCAATGCCAGTCTCGCGGTACTGAAATCTCCGGATATTCCGTCTGTTCTGGTTGAAACGGGCTTCATTTCTAACCCGATAGAGGAAAGACTACTATTTCAGAGTAGCCACCAGAATAAGCTTTCAGAAGCGATCGCTAAAGCGGTTGTCAACTATTTTGAAGACCGGCCACCGGAAGGGACATTGTTTGCCAGCCGTAAAAAAGCCAGAAAACATGTAGTGCAGGCGGGAGAATCTTTATCCGTAATCGCCCAGAAATATGGGGTGACCACCGAGACATTAAAACGTGAGAATCACTTACGTTCATCGACATTGAAGGTGGGACAGGCTCTTATCATTCCAAGTAGTCATACGAATCCGATTGTGGTGCCTGAAATTAAAAACCCGGTTGAAACGGAAGTGATTACTCACACTGTTAAATCCGGCGAATATTTAGGGGCGATTGCCAATAAATATAAAGTGAGCGTTGATGCGATACGTCAAGAGAATCGACTTCGCTCATCGGTGTTACATGTCGGACAAAAGCTAAAAATTACGGTAAGTCTGAAAGACAAGCCATTGCGCAAACACCAAGTCAAACGAGGTGAGTATTTGAGCCAGATTGCTAAAGACTATGGTGTGAGTGTTGACAGTATCCGTCAGGCAAACCAATTACATTCTGACCAGTTAGCCATTAAACAGATACTCATTATTCCTAATAGATAA